The DNA sequence TTGATAAAGAATAGCTTCGTAATCCCGCACGACACCATACCATCAACCGTTGTGTGTAATTTTACATCGTCCTAAAAGAACTTGATTAACAGAGAATTTGGATCGTATGTATTTATAGACATATTTGTTGATTAATCAATAAAAACATTTTACATAAAATATTAAGGTGTATATAAGATTTGTAGTTGGTTCGGACTCAGATTCTCCCCGAACACAAAGTGGACTTTTTACAGAAGCTGAATATTTGAGAAAAAAAGGACTACTTGAATCATATCAAGAAAAAATAGTAAAAGATATATTCAAATTCTTCAATGATAACTTACCTTGTCCACCATATAATAAAAAAAAATGGTCAATTGATGCAATTTCATGGTTTAAGGACACGGCAGGTGAATATATAGATAGAATGAGAGACTTAGCGATAATATTGGAAGAAAATAATCTAATTGTAAGAGTTTTAAAAACCGATAAACCAGGAATGATATTATATGAGGATGAATTTCAAATAGTTTCGCAAAATAAAATACATTAAAAAAAAACTACACACAACATGCAATATACAAAATTGGGGTTTAATAGGTTATTCAAGGGTTGTGGTTCGCATCAAGTGCCGTGTAGCTTGATAGTGAATCGCTCCGTAATCCCCAACTTTGCATATTGCCGCCGTTATGCGCAATTCAGCATAATACACGACATATAAGATTTATACCCAGTAAACTTAAAAATACTACTATGAAAACAATTGGTAAAATTCTTTTAATCTTCTTGTTAATTCAGATTTCCTCGTCAGCATTCTCATCTGATAACACTGGAAAGGATACTTTAAATCTCCCTAAAAAAGCATTAATTATTTCAGAGACATCAAATAGCTCAGGTATCTATTATACCATGATAGATTTAGAAAACAATGAGATGGTAATTGTATATTATGGTACTGATATGGTTTATCCTAACATTAGGTATTTTAGATTAAGAAAAGTGATTCGAACAGGAATTATACTTGATCCAGACAGACAAAAAATATTATCAGACAAATATCAGTCCGACGAAAGAAAAAAAGAATGATGAACAGGGCACAACAAGCGGTCTTAAGCAAGGTCTGCTTTTATATTTAAAATTGGATACATACAACGCTGGCGGCTTTCGCAACGGGGGATACGAACGTAGTTCTTAATCCGCCCTTGCTTAAAACGCCAATCATTGGCTGTGACTTGGACCAGATGGAGAACCCCGCCTAGCTGGGTTCTTTTTTTGGGGGAATAGATAAAGGTTTACTGTTGGTTGCTGCAGCAATGCGCTTGGAACAGATGGCTGGCACAGCATGATCGGCCTGCCTGACAGTTCCGCGCCAGTGGGGGGATCGACTTGCTTGGCCCCTTCGTTCACCGGCCACACCTTTGACTTTAGAGGCAGTTGCTAAGATACGGTTTCCATCCGTATTGCCGCCTAACCACCTGTTATGCTATCTGCTCTTATGAAACTGTGCTCTTGACCATGCTCCGGGTTGCGCCTATCCATCCATATAGCGGAATAACAACTATAAGTGACCATAACAACAACTACCTCTTTTGTTCCGGTTACCTTTTACTTATAGCCCTTTTGCTGGATAGGAGCATAAAGGCTATCCATTCCAAGCCGATATCAAAATAGGGTATGCAGCAAAATTAACTGGTAAGGGTGAGGCGAAGAGAAAAAAAAAGGGTAAGTTTGGTATGGTAAAAAAGGGAGTATAGCAGCAATTTGCTCGAAGAGCAATAATTACTCTGCCTAAAGCTTGCAAGCAGTAGGAATTAAGGTTTGCCTAAGGTAGAAATAACAACTATAGCTGTGTTTATACACTCGTTAGCGGCAAGCATGGCACACCAGATACATTTCGATTAATTTGAAAAATTGCTGAACTAAAGATATAATTATGGCAAAAAGAAATATACGACATGAGCAACCTGAAATAACGATGCTCAAAAAGCCTAAAGAAACATTTGTTAAAGAACTTCAAGAGAGGATTTTAATAGGTAAAGATTTGCTTAATCGACAAATTACTAATATGGAGCAACTTGATGGATTAAAAAAGGATTATGCGAGTTGGGATGACTTTAATGAAGAATTACTTAAACGGTCATTTAATAAAGTGACGAATGAATATTATAACGATTATCATAATTGTTCTCAGTGGATTGGTGTAGAAGATGTATTATATCGTCGCAATACCAACAGTGGAGAATATAAATTAAAACATGAAAGAGAAAGAATTAACGCTTCAATTGTAAACCTTGAGCGCCTTGTAGATAAATTACCTCTTATTGATGAGATTGAAAGTATAGGTTCATATACATCAACTGAGAAAAGCTTCACTAATAAATGTTTTATTGTACATGGACATAATGAAGCAAGAAAATATGAAGTTGCTCGATATATAGATAACGATTTACATAGACGTTCAATTATCCTTCATGAGCAAGCAAATAAAGGCAGAACGATAATTGAGAAATTCGTAGATTATTCAAAAGTTGATTTTGCTGTGGCTTTGTGGACAGCAGACGATGTAGGTAAATCAAATAAGGAAACCGATTACCATTCCAGAGCTCGTCAAAATGTAATTTTTGAGACTGGATTTTTTATAGGAAAACTTGGCAGAGAGAATGTTATAGTCTTATATGAGGACGGAGTAGAGATACCATCAGATTATTCAGGTGTGATTTTCATTAGACTCGCAGATAATTGGAAAGATGATTTAAGAAAGGAAATAAACGCAATTTATGATATAGAAAGTTAATGATGAAAAAATGCCAGCCGCTAACAAAGGCTAATAAAGCATAGACTTGCCGCAGGCGCAACACAAGTCTACGCTTCATAGCCGAAACGTTGGCGTTCATTGTAGAAAATCAGAAATAACGATATGAATAGAAGAATTTTAACAGCTGCACTTTTTCAACATTCATCGAAAGTACAACCATTTAAGCAAGAATCCTTAGATTCAATTGTTGAAAGAATTGCGTTTTTCTCACCTGATATAAATTTATCGATAATTGGTATTCAAAAGATTTTTACAGAAATCACAGGTTATACAATTCCCACCCAGAATTTTGAAAGTTCTGTAAATAGACTGCTAATGTCAAATCGAATTGAACCAGATAAAAATGATGCTGAAGTATTTTTTATTTCTCCAAAAAGAAAAAGGGAAATAGAAATAAGCGAAAATTCAATTAATCAAAAACAGAGTGGTTTAATTGACAAACTATTC is a window from the Williamwhitmania sp. genome containing:
- a CDS encoding nucleotide-binding protein gives rise to the protein MAKRNIRHEQPEITMLKKPKETFVKELQERILIGKDLLNRQITNMEQLDGLKKDYASWDDFNEELLKRSFNKVTNEYYNDYHNCSQWIGVEDVLYRRNTNSGEYKLKHERERINASIVNLERLVDKLPLIDEIESIGSYTSTEKSFTNKCFIVHGHNEARKYEVARYIDNDLHRRSIILHEQANKGRTIIEKFVDYSKVDFAVALWTADDVGKSNKETDYHSRARQNVIFETGFFIGKLGRENVIVLYEDGVEIPSDYSGVIFIRLADNWKDDLRKEINAIYDIES